Proteins encoded within one genomic window of Leucoraja erinacea ecotype New England chromosome 24, Leri_hhj_1, whole genome shotgun sequence:
- the LOC129708661 gene encoding ADP-ribosylation factor-like protein 8A isoform X1, whose protein sequence is MLALFNKLLDWFKSLFWKEEMELTLVGLQYSGKTTFVNVIASGQFSEDMIPTVGFNMRKITKGNVTIKLWDIGGQPRFRSMWERYCRGVSAIVYMVDAADHEKTEASKNELHNLLDKPQLQGIPVLVLGNKRDLPDALEEKDLIEKMNLSAIQDREICCYSISCKQKDNIDITLQWLIQHSKTKRS, encoded by the exons ATGTTGGCCCTTTTCAACAAGCTTTTGGACTGGTTCAAGTCTCTCTTCTggaaggaggagatggagctgaCGCTGGTGGGCTTGCAGTACTCGGGCAAGACGACGTTTGTCAATGTGATCGCG TCTGGACAGTTCAGTGAGGACATGATTCCAACTGTTGGATTCAACATGAGAAAAATCACCAAAGGAAATGTCACCATCAAG CTTTGGGACATTGGTGGACAGCCACGATTTAGAAGCATGTGGGAAAGATACTGCAGAGGGGTCAGTGCCATTGT GTACATGGTAGATGCCGCAGACCATGAGAAGACAGAAGCTTCAAAGAATGAATTGCATAATTTATTAGATAAACCACAGTTGCAGGGCATCCCG GTGCTAGTCCTTGGGAACAAACGAGACCTGCCTGATGCACTGGAAGAGAAAGATCTTATTGAAAAAAT GAACTTGTCTGCTATTCAAGACCGAGAAATCTGTTGCTATTCCATCTCGTGCAAGCAAAAGGATAACATAG
- the LOC129708661 gene encoding ADP-ribosylation factor-like protein 8A isoform X2 yields MLALFNKLLDWFKSLFWKEEMELTLSGQFSEDMIPTVGFNMRKITKGNVTIKLWDIGGQPRFRSMWERYCRGVSAIVYMVDAADHEKTEASKNELHNLLDKPQLQGIPVLVLGNKRDLPDALEEKDLIEKMNLSAIQDREICCYSISCKQKDNIDITLQWLIQHSKTKRS; encoded by the exons ATGTTGGCCCTTTTCAACAAGCTTTTGGACTGGTTCAAGTCTCTCTTCTggaaggaggagatggagctgaCGCTG TCTGGACAGTTCAGTGAGGACATGATTCCAACTGTTGGATTCAACATGAGAAAAATCACCAAAGGAAATGTCACCATCAAG CTTTGGGACATTGGTGGACAGCCACGATTTAGAAGCATGTGGGAAAGATACTGCAGAGGGGTCAGTGCCATTGT GTACATGGTAGATGCCGCAGACCATGAGAAGACAGAAGCTTCAAAGAATGAATTGCATAATTTATTAGATAAACCACAGTTGCAGGGCATCCCG GTGCTAGTCCTTGGGAACAAACGAGACCTGCCTGATGCACTGGAAGAGAAAGATCTTATTGAAAAAAT GAACTTGTCTGCTATTCAAGACCGAGAAATCTGTTGCTATTCCATCTCGTGCAAGCAAAAGGATAACATAG
- the LOC129708661 gene encoding ADP-ribosylation factor-like protein 8A isoform X3 gives MLALFNKLLDWFKSLFWKEEMELTLVGLQYSGKTTFVNVIASGQFSEDMIPTVGFNMRKITKGNVTIKLWDIGGQPRFRSMWERYCRGVSAIVYMVDAADHEKTEASKNELHNLLDKPQLQGIPELVCYSRPRNLLLFHLVQAKG, from the exons ATGTTGGCCCTTTTCAACAAGCTTTTGGACTGGTTCAAGTCTCTCTTCTggaaggaggagatggagctgaCGCTGGTGGGCTTGCAGTACTCGGGCAAGACGACGTTTGTCAATGTGATCGCG TCTGGACAGTTCAGTGAGGACATGATTCCAACTGTTGGATTCAACATGAGAAAAATCACCAAAGGAAATGTCACCATCAAG CTTTGGGACATTGGTGGACAGCCACGATTTAGAAGCATGTGGGAAAGATACTGCAGAGGGGTCAGTGCCATTGT GTACATGGTAGATGCCGCAGACCATGAGAAGACAGAAGCTTCAAAGAATGAATTGCATAATTTATTAGATAAACCACAGTTGCAGGGCATCCCG GAACTTGTCTGCTATTCAAGACCGAGAAATCTGTTGCTATTCCATCTCGTGCAAGCAAAAGGATAA